In Nicotiana tabacum cultivar K326 chromosome 11, ASM71507v2, whole genome shotgun sequence, a single window of DNA contains:
- the LOC107828817 gene encoding transcription factor bHLH118-like encodes MDNYLWEIFSSKQNTEQDHDHHHQLLQIPNFQLNGFCQQDQIPNQDLIGGPREISSVNSNNNYASVPTTMSSVNRSNLDNSNKGLIRRPESTISSTDDSKKVVHRNVERHRRQEMANLLTSLRSLLPLEFIKGKRSASDHMQIAVNYIRHLRKNIEELDNRRKQIKNSLDNLGAENGSSSTCYVHNNSVAVNTCQDGMEILINVNSHKEEMFSLSKVLRWLLQQGLNVVSCVNSKQDEWTLIRIQCQVSDISGVSTVGLQKKLTDLIS; translated from the exons ATGGATAATTATctttgggagatctttagtagtAAACAAAATACTGAACAAGATCATGATCATCATCACCAGCTACTTCAGATTCCTAATTTCCAATTAAATGGATTTTGCCAACAAGACCAAATCCCTAATCAAGATCTCATAGGTGGTCCTCGCGAAATTTCTTCagtcaacagcaacaacaactacGCCTCAGTCCCAACAACTATGTCTTCGGTCAATAGAAGTAATCTTGATAATTCTAACAAGGGGCTTATTAGAAGGCCAGAAAGTACTATAAGTAGTACTGATGATTCCAAGAAAGTTGTGCATAGAAATGTTGAAAGGCATAGAAGGCAAGAAATGGCAAATCTTCTTACTTCTCTTAGATCCCTTCTTCCCCTTGAGTTTATCAAG GGTAAACGTTCAGCATCAGATCACATGCAAATAGCTGTGAATTATATAAGGCATCTTCGGAAGAATATAGAAGAGTTAgacaatagaagaaaacaaatcAAGAATTCATTGGATAATTTGGGTGCTGAAAATGGAAGTTCTTCAACATGTTATGTTCACAACAATTCTGTGGCAGTAAACACATGTCAAGATGGTATGGAGATTTTGATTAATGTGAATAGTCATAAAGAGGAAATGTTTTCTTTGTCCAAAGTGCTAAGATGGCTGCTCCAACAAGGGCTAAATGTTGTTAGTTGTGTTAATTCCAAACAAGATGAATGGACTTTGATCAGGATTCAATGTCAG GTGAGTGATATATCAGGTGTCAGTACAGTTGGACTGCAAAAGAAATTGACTGATTTGATTAGTTAA